The genome window AAAGTTTTGGACCCAATCTACAGGATGCTGCTGGGCGTTTTCAGCTGTGGCAGCTACGGAAGGAGTTCACCAGCTGAAAACAGGTGAGCTGATTTCGCTATCCGAGCAAGAACTGGTGGACTGCGATACAGATGAGGATCGAGGCTGCGAAGGTGGTTTAATGGACTCAGCATTTAGCTTTATCATCAAAAACCATGGCCTCACAACTGAATCACATTATCCATACTTGGGGATTGATGGCAGTTGCAGTGCAAATGAGGAACATCCCCCTGCAGCAACCATCAAAAGTTATGAAGACGTCCCTGAAAATAACGAATCAGCCCTCTTGAAAGCCGTGGCTAATCAACCTGTATCTGTTGCAATCGATGCTGGTGGACAAGATTTTGCGTTCTACTCCAGTGGAGTGTTTACAGGAGAATGCGGCACTCATTTAGACCACGGTGCCACAGCCGTAGGCTATGGAATAAGCGAAGATGGAATCAAGTATTGGTTAGTCAAGAACTCATGGGGTGTTGATTGGGGTGAAGATGGATACATCAGAATGCAAAGAGACATTCATGATGTGCAAGGGCTTTGCGGGATTGCCATGAATGCTTCTTATCCTATTGCTTGAAGTTTTCTTAGATtcaaatcagttttttttttttttgccctcaTTTTTATGGCGTATTTATTGAAGTTTAGTTGCTTACGGATTTTTTTGCCATTCGATGGTAGCAATCTCTTGCATTTGACCCTTAACTTAGTTTTGGAAAGTTGTACTCAACTTACAAGCTTGTATTTGCAAGAAATGAAGTCTGAAagaattaccaaaaaaaaagaaaagaaagggctAAAGTCACTTCCTTCTGTTCTAAATCCACACAATTGATCATTATTAAGTTGCATTTGTAATGAATCTTGTACACAACTTAAAAATATGGGCGCGGAGAAAACTAATTAGTCAGCACAGAGCGATAGGATCTTTGAACTATGCCTCAACAATGATGATTAGTTCCAACGCCAAGATCTCTTCAACCCTTTCCTTAACCCTCATAATCAAATAGCATTTGGTCCCCATATTGCAAATGTATCATTATGCTAATCACCAACGCAAGATTAAATttaagggaaaatcgttcaaaacgtccttcacattttacaaaataacttttttcatctctcacttttaaaaatataattttacgtcccttacaaattcacattgatcaaatttggttcttacttaagTTTTCGACTAATTTTTGATCGAAATTCACCACGTGCCTTGCATGAGATTATACTTTAAggacaaaattatcaaattaaattttatataattcgattACAACTTGGCacactcgaaaaaaaaaaaaaaaaaagagcttacgcgga of Coffea arabica cultivar ET-39 chromosome 5c, Coffea Arabica ET-39 HiFi, whole genome shotgun sequence contains these proteins:
- the LOC113689635 gene encoding senescence-specific cysteine protease SAG39-like; amino-acid sequence: MGVPLKLMPILVSFFVLVIGASQATSRLLHEYDEAAMVEEHEKWMATYGRVYKDDAEKAKRFQIFKKNFEYIESFNKAGTKTYSLSINRFADMTNEEFRARNGYKPFTSSKSASFRYENVTDVPSSLDWREEGAVTPVKNQGDCGCCWAFSAVAATEGVHQLKTGELISLSEQELVDCDTDEDRGCEGGLMDSAFSFIIKNHGLTTESHYPYLGIDGSCSANEEHPPAATIKSYEDVPENNESALLKAVANQPVSVAIDAGGQDFAFYSSGVFTGECGTHLDHGATAVGYGISEDGIKYWLVKNSWGVDWGEDGYIRMQRDIHDVQGLCGIAMNASYPIA